In Primulina eburnea isolate SZY01 chromosome 14, ASM2296580v1, whole genome shotgun sequence, the following proteins share a genomic window:
- the LOC140813246 gene encoding ceramide synthase LOH2-like — protein MESIWTQNGVPGAYHFVVAIYFAFAFVTARFFLDRFIFRHLAFWLLSRGTPMLKINEAAKAKIMKCSESMWKLTYYATVEFCILSSIYQESWFRDAREYFRGWPDQELKRSLKLIYMCQCGFYICGIAALLTWETRRKDFFVMMSHHVVTVILIAYSYVTRFFRIGAVVLALHDVSDVFLEAAKVLKYSENDLGASICFGFFALSWLVLRLIIFPFWVIRSSSYYLCEFLRLSEPYMMVIYYVFNTMLLTLLVFHIYWWILIWSMITRQLKNKGKVGEDIRSDSEDED, from the exons ATGGAATCGATCTGGACGCAGAATGGCGTCCCCGGTGCTTATCATTTTGTCGTTGCTATCTATTTCGCTTTTGCATTTGTTACTGCGAGGTTTTTCCTTGACAGATTCATCTTTCGT CATCTGGCGTTCTGGTTGTTGAGTAGAGGAACCCCCATGCTAAAAATAAATGAGGCTGCAAAGGCAAAAATAATGAAATGTTCAGAGTCCATGTGGAAACTAACCTATTATGCCACCGTTGAGTTTTGTATTTTGTCAAGTATCTATCAGGAATCCTGGTTCCGCGATGCAAGGGAGTACTTTAGAGGCTGGCCCGATCAAGAGCTGAA GCGTTCCCTGAAACTCATTTACATGTGCCAATGTGGGTTCTATATCTGTGGTATTGCTGCCCTCCTTACTTGGGAAACACGTCGGAAGGATTTCTTTGTCATGATGTCTCATCATGTTGTCACTGTGATCCTGATAGCTTATTCATACGTCACgag GTTCTTTCGGATAGGAGCAGTCGTTCTGGCTCTGCATGATGTCAGTGATGTATTCCTTGAAGCTGCTAAAGTTTTAAAATATTCCGAGAACGATCTTGGAGCTAGTATATGCTTTGGTTTTTTTGCCTTGTCGTGGCTTGTACTGAGGCTCATCATCTTTCCATTTTGGGTCATCAGATCATCAAG CTACTATTTATGCGAGTTCTTGAGACTATCGGAGCCTTACATGATGGTGATATACTATGTCTTCAATACAATGCTATTGACCCTGCTTGTGTTTCACATTTACTGGTGGATCCTCATCTGGTCAATGATCACACGACAGCTGAAAAATAAAGGAAAAGTCGGGGAAGATATACGATCTG ATTCAGAAGACGAGGACTAG
- the LOC140811086 gene encoding uncharacterized protein, with translation MFNNDPQQQNLYNITPRISFSNDFADQQPPIKLENIYREAPVSSDFEFSVPKYSMISADELFSKGKLVPSKENCIIDSPTTLRDELLIGDDDYENVSPRIAKGTSRWKERFGFHRSNVVSKKIDKNMDRGLERIDELKAHDNNVFKGVFNFN, from the exons ATGTTCAACAAtgatccacaacaacaaaatctcTACAACATCACACCAAGAATCTCATTTTCTAACGATTTTGCCGATCAACAGCCCCCGATCAAGCTCGAAAACATCTATAGAGAGGCCCCCGTTTCCTCGGATTTCGAGTTCTCAGTCCCAAAGTACTCTATGATCTCTGCTGATGAGCTTTTTTCCAAGGGAAAATTGGTGCCCTCGAAGGAAAATTGCATAATAGATAGCCCTACTACCCTTAGAGATGAGCTTCTTATTGGTGACGACGACTACGAAAACGTATCACCAAGAATAGCCAAAGGGACGAGCCGGTGGAAGGAGAGGTTCGGTTTTCATAGATCGAACGTCGTATCCAAGAAAATAGATAAGAATATGGATCGAGGATTAGAAAGAATCGATGAATTGAAGGCACATGATAATAATGTATTTAAAG GGGTGTTTAACTTTAACTGA